The genomic window TGAACTGGCTGCCATCGGAGACGAACAGGTTGCTGATCTCGTGGCTCTGGCCCCAGCGGTTCACTACACCATCACGGGCATGCTCGCTCATGCGGTTGGTGCCCATGTTGTGGCTGGCCGGGTAGGGTGGCAGGTTGTTGACCTTGAGGGCACCGATGGAGTCGAACAGCTCCTTGGAACGGTCATAGGCATGGTTGCGCATGCGGGTGTCGTTGATATGGTCGGTCTTGTACACCACAGGCACCGGCAGGCCGTACTGGTCTTTCTCCGTGGGATGCAGGGTGATGTTGTTGGATTCCACCGCCATGTCTTCGCCACAGATCCAGAAGCCCGCCATGTTGTCGTAGTTGGCCAGGGAGTCGGCCAGTTCACGGCCCCAGCCGCCCTTGCCGGGCTTCATGAAGGCCGACATGAAGGGCAGACCCAGATGCAGGATTTCCAGTTCGTACCCCGCCACATGGCCACGGCTCGGGTCATTGTTCTGCCACTCCTTGACGATGCCAGGCACTACGGTGCTTTTGTACATGTGCACGGGTTTTTCAAATTCGGCGTAAACACCGCCGGTGGTGTGGGTCATGTAGTTCTGGCCGACCTGACCGGAGCCGTTGGCCAGGCCGTCGGGGAACAGGCTGGAGGCGGAGTTGAGCAGCATGCGCGGTGACTCGATGGAGTTGCCGGCCACCGCGACCAGGCGGGCTTTCTGCAGCTGCTGGTTGCCGTCCTTGTCGGCATAGAGCACGCCTGTGACCTTGCCGGTCTTGTCGTGTTCGATGCGCAGCACCATGGATTGCGGCCGTACCTCCACATTGCCGGTGGCTTCGGCCTTGGGAATTTCGG from Marinobacterium aestuarii includes these protein-coding regions:
- a CDS encoding GMC family oxidoreductase, with the translated sequence MTTTFDLNDDSLVVIIGSGAGGGTLANELAQKGIKSVVLEAGKRFKMDDIENDEWKMFGKISWLDKRYVEGPARLAKDFPNLPAWIVKGVGGATVHWAGVAMRFQEHEFKMKTLNGVIPGANVLDWPVTLKEMEPYYVKAELKMGVCGTEATGMPYHRKSSHYQVVAEGAKRIGANCEQAKLAINTEVRDGRPACQVAGFCMQGCKIGAKWSTMYTEIPKAEATGNVEVRPQSMVLRIEHDKTGKVTGVLYADKDGNQQLQKARLVAVAGNSIESPRMLLNSASSLFPDGLANGSGQVGQNYMTHTTGGVYAEFEKPVHMYKSTVVPGIVKEWQNNDPSRGHVAGYELEILHLGLPFMSAFMKPGKGGWGRELADSLANYDNMAGFWICGEDMAVESNNITLHPTEKDQYGLPVPVVYKTDHINDTRMRNHAYDRSKELFDSIGALKVNNLPPYPASHNMGTNRMSEHARDGVVNRWGQSHEISNLFVSDGSQFTSSGTENPTLTIVALAIRQADYIAEQMKKQLI